A genomic segment from Brucella pseudogrignonensis encodes:
- a CDS encoding ThuA domain-containing protein — MPIRTIVWGENVHEKINETVRSIYPDGMHNTIAASLNGDADIEATTATLQEPEHGLSEERLAQTDVLVWWGHKDHGGVNDEIVERVAKRVFEGMGLIVLHSGHFSKIFKRLMGTPCALKWREAGERERVWVVNRGHPIAQGLEENFVLENEEMYGEQFSVPEPLETVFISWFAGGEVFRSGMTWRRGAGNIFYFRPGHETYPTYHDANVQTVLRNSVKWAYNPQPAWTGIHTAPNVPVDKAPEPIEERGPKLHKAGEAGYR, encoded by the coding sequence GTGCCTATTCGCACTATCGTCTGGGGTGAAAATGTTCACGAAAAGATCAACGAAACCGTCCGCTCGATTTATCCGGATGGTATGCACAACACAATTGCTGCAAGCCTCAATGGCGATGCAGATATTGAAGCGACAACCGCAACCTTGCAGGAGCCGGAGCACGGCCTGAGCGAGGAACGACTTGCGCAAACCGATGTGCTTGTCTGGTGGGGCCATAAGGACCACGGCGGCGTTAATGACGAGATCGTTGAGCGTGTTGCGAAGCGTGTGTTTGAAGGCATGGGCCTTATCGTTTTGCACTCCGGCCATTTTTCAAAAATATTCAAGCGTCTCATGGGGACTCCATGCGCTTTGAAATGGCGTGAGGCTGGCGAGCGTGAGCGTGTGTGGGTCGTCAATCGCGGCCATCCGATTGCACAAGGTTTGGAAGAAAACTTCGTCCTTGAAAACGAGGAAATGTATGGCGAGCAGTTCTCGGTGCCAGAACCACTCGAAACGGTGTTCATTTCATGGTTTGCAGGTGGCGAAGTGTTTCGCTCCGGCATGACCTGGCGTCGTGGCGCTGGCAACATTTTCTATTTCCGCCCCGGCCACGAAACCTATCCAACCTATCATGACGCCAATGTGCAGACTGTTCTGCGCAACTCGGTTAAATGGGCTTACAATCCACAACCTGCCTGGACAGGCATTCATACGGCACCAAACGTGCCCGTCGACAAAGCACCAGAACCCATCGAAGAACGTGGCCCGAAACTGCACAAAGCTGGCGAAGCCGGTTATCGCTGA
- a CDS encoding Gfo/Idh/MocA family oxidoreductase, with protein MNIAIVGTGFVSDYYMTTLRNYPQLKLLGVFDRSDERLKVFAAHYNVRAYESFDAVLADKDVQIVLNLTTPENHYAISRAALEAGKHVYSEKPLAMDFNDAKALVEFAAANGLTLAAAPANGLSDAQKLVSGSMSEIGTPRLVYAEMEDGPVFRDKWATWRSQSGAPWPGLHEFEIGCTLEHAGYALSWLVSLFGPVESVTAFSSIAFQNKGPGTEHLHMAPDFSVGCLRFKSGLVARLTSGLAMPKDRSLTIVADKGSITVDDLWDNRSAVRLESTDRKRSILSRVFGRLEAKLGKTLPWKPAVGSKLAYPKGDALSLPSFPSQIDFMRGVADQARAIETGKTAFFSGAVALHITEVALALNNAGENAAPYKMQSTF; from the coding sequence ATGAATATTGCAATTGTTGGCACCGGCTTTGTGTCCGATTACTACATGACGACGCTTCGCAATTACCCGCAGCTAAAGCTGCTTGGGGTTTTTGATCGTTCGGATGAGCGGTTGAAAGTTTTTGCTGCGCATTACAATGTCCGTGCTTATGAGAGCTTCGATGCGGTGCTGGCCGATAAAGACGTTCAGATTGTCCTCAATCTGACGACGCCGGAAAATCATTATGCGATTTCGCGCGCCGCTCTTGAGGCGGGTAAGCATGTCTATTCCGAAAAACCGCTGGCCATGGATTTCAATGATGCCAAGGCGCTTGTCGAATTTGCAGCCGCTAACGGACTAACACTGGCAGCCGCACCAGCCAATGGTCTCAGTGACGCGCAGAAGCTGGTTTCAGGTTCAATGAGCGAGATCGGCACGCCACGTCTGGTTTATGCCGAAATGGAAGACGGCCCGGTTTTTCGCGACAAATGGGCGACATGGCGCTCGCAATCGGGCGCTCCATGGCCGGGTCTGCATGAGTTCGAGATCGGTTGCACACTGGAACATGCAGGCTATGCGCTCTCATGGCTTGTGTCGCTTTTTGGTCCCGTTGAAAGCGTTACTGCCTTCTCTTCTATCGCCTTCCAGAACAAGGGACCGGGAACAGAGCATCTGCACATGGCGCCGGATTTCTCGGTCGGTTGCTTGCGGTTTAAATCCGGTCTTGTTGCACGTCTCACGTCCGGCCTTGCAATGCCGAAGGACCGCAGCCTGACAATCGTGGCCGACAAAGGTTCCATCACGGTCGATGATCTATGGGATAACCGTTCGGCGGTCCGGCTTGAATCAACGGACCGAAAGCGTTCTATCCTGTCGCGTGTCTTTGGAAGGCTGGAAGCCAAACTCGGCAAGACTTTGCCATGGAAACCGGCTGTCGGCAGCAAGCTCGCCTATCCAAAAGGCGATGCGTTAAGCCTGCCTTCATTCCCATCGCAGATTGATTTCATGCGTGGCGTGGCTGATCAGGCGCGCGCCATTGAAACCGGTAAGACGGCCTTTTTCTCCGGTGCGGTGGCTCTGCACATCACCGAAGTAGCACTCGCACTCAACAATGCCGGAGAAAATGCAGCGCCCTATAAGATGCAGAGCACCTTCTAA
- a CDS encoding MOSC domain-containing protein: protein MSGIVVAVARDAKHRFSKQLVSEISIVAGEGVEGDAHKGVTVKHRSRVRADPTQPNLRQVHLIQSELFEELAGKGFNISPADLGENITTRGIDLLALPKSAILKIGNDVVLEITGLRNPCSQIEKYEKGLLNAVLDKTEDGVLIRKSGVMSIVLAGGNVRAGDVIEIELPPLPHAKLEKV, encoded by the coding sequence ATGAGTGGAATTGTTGTAGCTGTTGCGCGTGACGCCAAGCATCGCTTTTCGAAACAGCTTGTTTCAGAGATCAGCATTGTTGCGGGAGAGGGTGTTGAGGGTGATGCGCATAAGGGCGTCACGGTTAAGCATCGCTCGCGCGTGAGAGCTGATCCAACACAGCCCAATCTGCGTCAGGTTCATCTCATTCAGTCCGAGCTTTTTGAAGAGTTGGCTGGCAAAGGGTTTAATATTTCACCCGCCGATCTGGGTGAAAACATCACGACGCGCGGCATTGATCTGCTCGCACTGCCAAAATCTGCGATTCTCAAAATCGGTAATGACGTGGTTCTGGAAATCACGGGGTTGCGCAATCCTTGCTCACAGATTGAGAAATATGAGAAGGGACTTTTGAACGCTGTGCTGGATAAAACAGAAGATGGCGTGTTGATACGAAAATCAGGCGTGATGTCGATCGTTCTAGCGGGCGGAAATGTGCGGGCCGGTGATGTTATCGAGATTGAACTTCCGCCGTTGCCGCATGCGAAACTGGAAAAGGTCTGA
- a CDS encoding ABC transporter ATP-binding protein, with translation MAELQLRNVRKSFGNFDVIKGVDLDIRPGEFMVFVGPSGCGKSTLLRLIAGLEEITDGELSIDGTVVNSLSPSKRGIAMVFQSYALYPHMTVYQNMAFGMQLAGKTKQECKDRIQSAAEMLQLTPYLERLPRQLSGGQRQRVAIGRAIVRDPKVFLFDEPLSNLDAALRVATRLEIAKLHQSMENTTMIYVTHDQVEAMTLADRICVLRDGRVEQIGTPLELYEKPNSLFVAGFIGSPKMNFLTGDHAGGFNAHTIGLRPEHLKIVPKDGRWTGRVIHTEVLGSDTYVYIDLGLEEPLVVRENGVVTRKSGETLSISPSGENIHRFDEKGRAFDADLPSSMTNAATPKQGE, from the coding sequence ATGGCCGAACTTCAACTGCGCAATGTGCGCAAATCTTTTGGCAATTTTGACGTCATCAAGGGCGTCGATCTCGACATCCGCCCGGGCGAATTTATGGTCTTTGTCGGACCGTCTGGCTGCGGAAAGTCTACACTGCTGCGCCTGATCGCGGGTCTCGAGGAAATTACCGACGGCGAATTGTCCATAGACGGAACGGTGGTTAACAGCCTCAGCCCATCCAAGCGTGGCATTGCGATGGTGTTTCAATCCTATGCGCTTTATCCGCATATGACGGTGTATCAAAACATGGCCTTTGGTATGCAACTTGCCGGAAAAACCAAGCAGGAATGCAAAGACCGCATTCAAAGTGCTGCTGAGATGCTCCAACTCACCCCCTATCTGGAGCGTCTCCCCCGCCAGCTTTCGGGTGGCCAGCGTCAGCGTGTTGCCATCGGTCGCGCCATCGTGCGAGATCCCAAAGTCTTCCTGTTTGATGAGCCTTTATCCAATCTCGATGCAGCTTTGCGCGTAGCAACGCGGCTTGAAATCGCAAAGCTCCATCAGAGCATGGAAAACACCACCATGATCTATGTGACCCACGACCAGGTGGAGGCTATGACACTGGCTGATCGCATCTGTGTTTTGCGTGATGGTCGTGTAGAGCAGATCGGAACGCCGCTCGAGCTTTATGAAAAGCCGAATTCGCTGTTCGTTGCCGGGTTTATCGGATCACCCAAAATGAACTTCCTGACTGGCGACCATGCGGGAGGTTTCAATGCACACACTATCGGACTGCGCCCTGAACACCTTAAAATTGTGCCAAAGGATGGACGCTGGACCGGGCGCGTAATTCATACAGAAGTTCTGGGTTCAGACACCTATGTCTATATCGATCTCGGCCTTGAGGAGCCGCTTGTGGTTCGTGAAAACGGCGTGGTAACGCGCAAGTCTGGCGAGACACTTTCCATCTCCCCCTCTGGAGAAAATATTCATCGCTTCGATGAAAAAGGCCGCGCATTTGACGCAGACCTCCCAAGTTCAATGACCAATGCGGCAACGCCAAAACAAGGAGAATAA
- a CDS encoding substrate-binding domain-containing protein — protein sequence MKLREFAKQVGLSATTVSRALSGYPEVAESTRKRVMDEAVRLGYRPNVNAVRLVTGRAGAIGVVMGRNSEFHFAEFMRGMAERLSVDEVDILVSPTASTGTDDEVQLCRRLATSRRVDAIIITSPKPNDERIRLLHELGMPFLVHGRSDTDIPHAWLDIDNEGAVYRATAHLLDLGHTHIAMINGRYGFTFSLHRDAGYRKALEEKGVVFDPELVEHGDFTDEVGYRLAKKLLERNPRPTAFVAGSMMTALGIYRAARSLGLTIGKDLSVIAHDDVISFLSADNMVPSLTATRSSMRAAGKRCADLLMDMLDGRVASDVNELWPVELILRETAVRAPK from the coding sequence ATGAAACTTCGCGAATTTGCCAAACAAGTCGGTCTCTCTGCCACTACTGTCAGCCGTGCGCTGAGCGGTTATCCGGAGGTTGCCGAAAGCACACGCAAGCGCGTAATGGACGAAGCTGTCCGCCTTGGCTACAGGCCGAATGTCAATGCTGTACGGCTGGTGACTGGCCGTGCCGGAGCAATTGGCGTTGTGATGGGGCGCAACAGTGAGTTTCACTTTGCAGAATTCATGCGCGGAATGGCTGAGCGTCTGAGTGTCGATGAGGTCGATATTCTGGTGAGTCCGACGGCAAGCACTGGCACTGACGACGAGGTGCAGCTCTGCCGCAGGCTTGCAACCAGCAGGCGGGTCGATGCGATTATCATCACGTCGCCCAAACCAAATGACGAGCGCATAAGATTACTTCATGAACTTGGCATGCCATTTCTTGTCCATGGACGCTCGGACACTGATATCCCGCATGCGTGGCTGGACATCGATAATGAAGGCGCAGTTTATCGTGCGACCGCACATTTGCTCGATCTCGGCCACACGCATATCGCCATGATCAATGGGCGATATGGTTTTACTTTCTCACTTCACCGCGATGCAGGGTATCGCAAGGCGCTTGAAGAAAAAGGCGTTGTCTTCGATCCAGAGCTTGTTGAACATGGCGATTTCACCGATGAGGTCGGTTATCGCCTTGCCAAAAAATTGCTGGAGCGAAATCCCCGCCCAACGGCGTTTGTTGCGGGTTCGATGATGACGGCTTTGGGTATTTATCGCGCAGCGCGGTCGCTCGGCCTGACAATTGGCAAAGACCTTTCAGTCATCGCTCATGATGACGTTATCTCCTTCCTAAGTGCAGACAATATGGTCCCTTCGCTTACTGCCACACGCTCTTCCATGCGTGCTGCTGGCAAGCGCTGTGCCGATCTGTTGATGGATATGCTTGATGGCCGCGTTGCGTCGGACGTTAACGAGCTTTGGCCAGTTGAGCTTATCTTGCGGGAAACAGCTGTACGAGCCCCCAAATAA
- a CDS encoding ABC transporter substrate-binding protein, which produces MKKITSALAACAVFGLATTFAQADEISIAANSTGNNIKFLQEQISKFEKDTGHKVNIVAMPSSSSEQFSQYRLWLAAGNADIDVYQTDIVWAPQLSDQFVDLKEATKDVTGTHFPSIIASQTVNGKLVALPFYTDAPALFYRKDLLEKYGKPVPKTWDEMTTTAKEIMDKERADGKADLWGFVFQGNSYEGLTCNALEWVKSSGGGQIVEADGTISINNEQAAAALDRAKGWINSISPQGVLAYQEEESRGVWQTGNAVFMRNWPYAYALGNNDDSAVKGKFDVAPLPAGTEGEAPSSALGGWNLAVSKYSTKQDAAVELVKYLASPEVQKMQAIEISRLPTIEALYDDQEIIAAQPFMANWKPIFQNAVPRPSAATKVKYNEVSAKFWNAVHKTLSGNGTAAENLELLEVELTELEGSGW; this is translated from the coding sequence ATGAAAAAGATAACCAGTGCTCTGGCAGCATGTGCAGTTTTTGGGCTGGCAACGACGTTTGCTCAGGCTGACGAGATTTCAATTGCTGCAAATTCGACCGGCAATAACATCAAGTTTCTACAGGAACAGATTTCCAAATTTGAGAAAGACACTGGCCACAAGGTCAACATCGTTGCGATGCCGTCGTCCAGCAGCGAGCAATTCAGCCAGTATCGGTTGTGGCTTGCGGCAGGCAATGCGGATATTGATGTTTATCAAACCGATATCGTGTGGGCACCACAGCTTTCGGACCAGTTTGTCGATCTGAAAGAAGCAACAAAAGACGTCACTGGCACGCATTTCCCATCAATCATCGCATCGCAGACAGTAAACGGTAAACTGGTCGCACTGCCATTTTATACGGATGCACCAGCGCTGTTTTATCGCAAAGACTTGCTGGAAAAATATGGCAAGCCCGTCCCGAAAACATGGGATGAAATGACGACGACCGCCAAAGAAATCATGGATAAAGAGCGTGCCGACGGCAAGGCTGATCTTTGGGGCTTTGTGTTCCAAGGGAATTCTTATGAAGGGTTGACATGCAACGCACTTGAATGGGTTAAATCGTCAGGTGGTGGTCAGATTGTTGAAGCCGATGGAACGATTTCGATCAACAATGAACAGGCCGCAGCAGCCCTTGATCGCGCAAAAGGCTGGATCAATTCCATATCACCACAGGGTGTATTGGCTTATCAGGAAGAAGAGTCGCGCGGTGTCTGGCAGACGGGGAACGCCGTCTTTATGCGCAACTGGCCTTATGCTTATGCACTCGGAAATAATGACGATAGCGCAGTTAAAGGCAAATTTGACGTCGCGCCTCTGCCAGCTGGCACGGAAGGTGAAGCGCCCTCCTCTGCACTGGGTGGCTGGAACCTGGCTGTATCCAAATACTCAACCAAGCAAGATGCTGCGGTTGAACTGGTGAAATATCTCGCTTCCCCGGAAGTGCAGAAAATGCAGGCCATCGAAATCTCGCGTCTCCCGACCATTGAAGCGCTCTATGATGATCAGGAAATCATCGCAGCGCAGCCATTTATGGCCAACTGGAAACCGATATTTCAAAACGCAGTACCGCGCCCATCGGCAGCCACAAAGGTGAAATATAACGAGGTTTCTGCCAAGTTCTGGAATGCTGTCCACAAGACCCTTTCTGGCAATGGCACCGCGGCTGAAAACCTTGAATTGCTTGAAGTCGAACTGACAGAACTTGAAGGTTCTGGCTGGTAA
- a CDS encoding O-antigen ligase family protein has product MSGIATRIGTHNSASDPTRMAMRQIALVIATAILCILLVSFRPFTPVVVTDGQPAGDTINQLGFGIVGAVALVSLAMFAQPGKVVRLVSIGWVLMFAILLASAFVSPDPSTAIRGIMLTLIGVLAIIAVLALPQDADSYSWMLLIVASIVIIVSYAGVVLLPNLGTHGADAVEPQNSFLWRGVFTHKNIAGPVMATFAFAGIYLWRRGWRISGAVIALLALFFVAHTGSKTTVALVPFAMLLVVGPGLFGLRGLAPLMIFVIQLMFALFTIGTVLFEPLHQMVLKVSVDPTFTGRTSIWAFAIEALHSRPWTGFGFESFWSTGAAKEAANPYYLEWDVRGIVHAHNGYLDITLSMGLIGLICAIVVIIIMPLVNYMRCRPTRENLLLADFFLMFVFFGTLNAMLESFFFRRMDPVWLMLVFAIFGLRMTAKVTIPKRSFS; this is encoded by the coding sequence ATGAGCGGTATCGCAACCCGGATAGGCACGCATAATAGTGCTTCCGATCCGACGCGAATGGCGATGCGCCAAATAGCGCTCGTCATCGCTACGGCGATTCTGTGCATTCTTCTGGTTTCGTTTCGCCCGTTCACGCCGGTCGTGGTTACGGATGGTCAACCAGCTGGTGATACGATTAATCAGCTAGGCTTTGGCATTGTTGGGGCCGTCGCGCTCGTGTCTTTGGCCATGTTTGCGCAGCCAGGAAAGGTCGTGCGCTTGGTTAGCATCGGCTGGGTGCTGATGTTTGCTATTCTTCTGGCCTCAGCCTTTGTCAGCCCTGATCCGTCAACGGCCATTCGCGGGATCATGCTGACATTGATCGGTGTGCTCGCAATCATCGCGGTGCTTGCTTTGCCACAGGATGCAGATAGCTATTCATGGATGCTGCTTATTGTGGCGTCTATCGTTATCATTGTCTCCTATGCGGGTGTGGTGCTCTTACCCAATCTCGGCACACATGGCGCTGATGCCGTCGAGCCACAGAATTCTTTCCTCTGGCGTGGCGTATTTACACATAAGAACATTGCCGGGCCGGTTATGGCCACTTTTGCTTTCGCAGGTATTTATCTGTGGCGGCGGGGCTGGCGCATCAGTGGAGCCGTGATTGCGTTACTTGCATTGTTCTTTGTCGCGCATACAGGTTCTAAAACTACGGTGGCACTGGTGCCCTTCGCCATGCTGTTGGTCGTTGGGCCGGGCCTGTTTGGCCTTCGTGGACTTGCGCCGCTGATGATTTTTGTCATTCAATTGATGTTCGCATTGTTCACAATTGGAACGGTGCTGTTTGAACCACTCCATCAAATGGTTTTGAAGGTCTCAGTTGATCCGACCTTTACGGGCAGAACGTCGATCTGGGCCTTTGCGATTGAAGCTTTGCATAGTCGGCCGTGGACGGGGTTCGGGTTTGAAAGTTTTTGGAGTACCGGTGCCGCAAAAGAAGCTGCAAATCCTTATTATCTGGAGTGGGATGTACGCGGCATTGTCCATGCGCATAATGGCTATCTCGATATTACGCTTTCGATGGGGCTTATTGGCCTCATCTGTGCGATTGTTGTCATTATCATTATGCCGCTTGTGAACTATATGCGGTGCAGACCAACACGTGAAAACCTGCTGCTTGCCGATTTTTTCCTGATGTTCGTCTTTTTCGGCACGCTGAATGCGATGCTGGAAAGTTTCTTTTTCCGTCGCATGGATCCTGTCTGGCTCATGCTCGTTTTTGCAATTTTTGGTCTGCGGATGACGGCCAAAGTCACCATACCCAAGCGGAGCTTTTCATGA
- a CDS encoding sugar ABC transporter permease translates to MTETSLDGSRVASGNRRHSDLHKQRIRSAWLFLAPTLLVLALVAGWPLLRTIYFSFTNASLTSLATAEFVGFKNYLTWITLKSGKTVYRGLLVDPAWWGAVWNTIRFTIFSVSLETLFGLIVALVLNAQFRGRGLVRAAILIPWAIPTIVSAKMWGWMLNDQFGILNHILLNLGIISQKIAWTANPDTAMIAVLIVDVWKTTPFMALLILAGLQMVPSDIYEAAKIDDVHPIKVFWRVTLPLIRPALMVAVIFRMLDALRIFDLIYVLTPNNAQTKTMSVFARENLFDFDKFAYGATASTMLFLIIAAITVLYMFFGRVNLSGKGE, encoded by the coding sequence ATGACGGAGACCTCTCTTGATGGTTCAAGGGTGGCATCGGGGAACCGACGCCACTCGGACCTCCACAAGCAGCGAATTCGCTCGGCCTGGTTGTTTCTTGCACCGACACTGCTTGTCTTGGCGCTCGTTGCCGGATGGCCGCTGCTCCGCACTATCTATTTCAGCTTCACCAATGCGTCGTTGACGAGCTTAGCGACAGCTGAATTTGTCGGCTTCAAGAATTACCTGACATGGATCACACTCAAGAGTGGCAAAACCGTCTATCGCGGGCTTCTCGTTGATCCGGCATGGTGGGGGGCAGTCTGGAATACCATCCGTTTCACCATTTTCTCCGTCAGTCTTGAGACTCTATTCGGCCTCATCGTGGCATTGGTGCTAAACGCGCAGTTTCGTGGCCGTGGGCTCGTCCGCGCAGCCATTCTCATCCCATGGGCGATACCGACTATTGTTTCGGCCAAAATGTGGGGCTGGATGCTCAACGACCAGTTCGGCATTCTCAATCACATTCTGCTTAATCTTGGCATCATCAGCCAGAAAATCGCTTGGACGGCAAATCCTGATACGGCGATGATTGCGGTTCTGATTGTGGATGTCTGGAAAACAACGCCCTTCATGGCGCTGCTTATCCTTGCGGGTTTGCAAATGGTCCCATCAGACATTTATGAAGCCGCAAAAATAGATGATGTCCATCCAATCAAGGTCTTCTGGCGCGTTACACTGCCACTTATCCGCCCTGCACTGATGGTAGCCGTGATTTTCCGTATGCTGGATGCATTGCGCATCTTCGACCTGATTTACGTACTGACGCCCAACAACGCTCAGACAAAAACAATGTCGGTGTTTGCCCGTGAAAATCTCTTCGACTTCGATAAGTTCGCTTATGGGGCGACAGCGTCTACGATGCTTTTTCTCATTATCGCAGCGATCACAGTCCTCTACATGTTTTTTGGACGTGTAAACCTCAGCGGCAAGGGAGAGTAG
- a CDS encoding carbohydrate ABC transporter permease: protein MHYVKSLSFYLLVAFIILIAVFPFYYAIITSFKSGTALFQVDFWPESFSVANYTGVLTHGSFVQSLGNSLLVATVVVAISLLLAVTAAYALARVNFRGRGLLLLTILSVSMFPQIAVLAGLFELIRFLGIFNTPLALIFSYMIFTLPFTVWVLTTFMRDLPVEIEEAAIVDGASSWVIITRVFMPLMWPALVTTGLLAFISAWNEFLFALTFTSSAGQRTVPVAIALLSGSSQFEIPWGNIMAASVIVTVPLVVLVLIFQRRIVSGLTAGGVKG from the coding sequence ATGCATTATGTGAAAAGCCTTAGCTTTTATCTGCTGGTTGCGTTCATCATCCTGATTGCGGTGTTTCCGTTTTACTATGCGATCATCACGAGCTTCAAATCAGGAACGGCGCTGTTTCAGGTCGATTTCTGGCCAGAAAGCTTCTCGGTCGCCAATTATACGGGCGTGCTGACCCATGGAAGCTTCGTTCAAAGTCTCGGAAACTCGCTTCTTGTTGCAACGGTTGTGGTCGCAATCTCGCTGCTGCTTGCCGTGACTGCCGCCTATGCGCTGGCGCGCGTTAATTTCCGTGGCCGCGGGTTGTTGCTGCTGACCATCTTGTCGGTCTCGATGTTCCCGCAAATTGCGGTGCTGGCCGGCCTGTTTGAACTGATACGCTTTCTCGGCATCTTCAACACGCCGCTGGCGCTCATTTTCTCTTACATGATCTTCACGCTGCCATTCACCGTCTGGGTGCTTACCACTTTCATGCGTGATCTACCTGTCGAAATCGAAGAAGCCGCAATTGTCGATGGTGCCTCATCATGGGTGATTATTACGCGCGTTTTCATGCCGCTGATGTGGCCCGCTCTCGTCACAACCGGGTTGCTCGCGTTCATTTCTGCATGGAACGAATTCCTTTTCGCGCTGACCTTCACCTCTTCAGCAGGGCAGCGCACGGTTCCGGTCGCCATCGCACTTCTATCTGGCAGCAGCCAGTTTGAAATTCCATGGGGCAACATCATGGCCGCATCGGTCATTGTCACCGTTCCTCTTGTTGTCCTCGTTCTCATCTTCCAGCGGCGGATCGTTTCCGGTCTCACGGCTGGCGGTGTCAAAGGCTAG
- a CDS encoding Gfo/Idh/MocA family protein — MTSKYDGKSFRWGIWGTGTIAKAFATDINASTAMRVTAVCSRSLESAAEFKNKIGADHAFDDAAAFLSSPDFDAVYIATPNAMHVPQTLQAIAAGKACLTEKPLTLDADGANAISAASQAHNVFAMEAMWSRFLPAIHATREHVKAGRVGTVKRIKADLSYFRQEDPKSRFFNPALGGGAAFDLGVYPVSLALSFLGLPDAVSGRWTKAKSGVDMRTEITLNYATATAEISCGFDRDGQNQMLIEGTDGAILIHAPFLKAQRLTIFSAKVLNSALGPKGPGGVIGKVLNRLPLPGRIVEHHPFSGNGLQFQAQAVRDAVTRGKFSSPIMPLEHSAAVANIVSTVLAQKPN, encoded by the coding sequence ATGACGAGCAAATACGACGGCAAGAGTTTTCGCTGGGGCATCTGGGGAACAGGCACAATTGCCAAAGCGTTTGCCACCGATATTAACGCAAGCACCGCTATGCGCGTAACCGCCGTTTGCTCGCGCTCGCTAGAAAGTGCCGCAGAGTTCAAGAACAAAATTGGCGCAGATCACGCGTTTGATGATGCAGCGGCATTTCTAAGCAGCCCCGATTTCGATGCCGTCTATATTGCCACGCCAAACGCGATGCACGTGCCACAAACGCTACAGGCCATTGCTGCTGGCAAAGCATGCCTTACCGAAAAACCGCTGACGCTCGATGCAGACGGCGCAAACGCGATTTCAGCCGCAAGCCAGGCGCATAATGTCTTTGCGATGGAAGCAATGTGGAGTCGCTTTCTGCCAGCGATCCATGCCACCCGTGAACATGTCAAAGCCGGGCGGGTCGGCACGGTTAAGCGTATAAAAGCAGACCTCTCCTACTTTCGTCAAGAAGACCCGAAAAGTCGCTTTTTTAATCCGGCATTGGGCGGTGGCGCCGCCTTCGATCTCGGTGTCTATCCGGTTTCACTCGCGCTCAGTTTTCTGGGCCTGCCTGATGCTGTGAGCGGACGCTGGACAAAAGCAAAGAGTGGCGTCGATATGCGGACGGAAATCACGCTGAACTATGCAACTGCCACAGCTGAGATCTCATGCGGTTTTGACCGGGACGGTCAAAACCAGATGCTGATTGAAGGAACAGACGGCGCAATCCTCATTCATGCACCATTTCTCAAAGCACAGCGTTTGACGATTTTTTCCGCAAAAGTGCTGAATTCAGCCCTTGGTCCGAAAGGACCGGGCGGGGTGATTGGCAAGGTGCTTAACCGTCTGCCACTTCCGGGCAGAATTGTGGAGCATCATCCATTTTCTGGCAATGGCTTGCAGTTTCAGGCGCAAGCCGTGCGCGATGCCGTGACACGCGGCAAGTTTTCAAGCCCGATCATGCCGCTTGAACACAGTGCTGCGGTGGCAAATATCGTTAGCACTGTGCTTGCTCAAAAGCCAAATTAG